The genomic region tttttttggAAATATTTTTTTGCAGTTTGAATGGTGCACTTgaatatttgaaattacatattaattttgtatagaaatcttttaaatttaattatagtgtcgtttctaaataattttatattaattatttattaatttttcttggaaggttattttatattttttactatttcCCTATTggaatattaattattcttttCTTCAATTTTGAGCTATTATAGGAATTTTGGttatataatagaatttGAGCTATTCTAGGAATTTTGGTTATATAATAGGAATTTTGAGCTATTATAGTATTTTTGGCTATCCCTAAGGAATTTTGGCTTTTTTAgaattacattttaaaattattcttagtaatttaaattttgttaattaatttaaatattttaaaaatattgtGGAGAAATTCGGTTGAGAAAATTTTGGTTGGAGAAAATTGTTAATGGAAAGTTTGTATGAGAATAATTTGGGTTCGAGTTTGGAGGTGAGGAATCGTATATTTGGAAGTGTAATAgagtattttatatgtttgAAGAAGTTTCGTGATGCAGATGTAGCAACAAGACAAGCTCCATCAGATCCTTTAATGGAActtgttttattatcacCAAGACgttcattaatatttatacgTTTCTCAATACTCTTTTCTATCTTCATCTCGGTGATTTTACTCGTTCCTGATCTTATAATCTCCAAATTCGATCATTTCTCATGTCAAAATTGCTTCAAAATTCTAAATACGTATGATTTTATACAGTTACATagttaggtagttaagtagatagtaggtagttaaggagttagtaggtagttaaggagttagtaggtagttaaggggttagtaggtagttaaggagtagtCTTAGGGTAGTCTAAGAGGTAGGTAGTTAGTTACTTATTTAGGgctattaggtagttaaaGGCTATTTAGGAGTTTAGTACTAGTTATTCTAGGgtatattagtagtaccagtagtcaagtagttaagtactCTAGAGTATTCTTAGGGTAGTTAAGTACTCTAGACTAGTCAGTAGTTAGTTGAGTAGTTTAATGATGATGTTGTAGATGGTTGTATGTATATCGcatagtattattaatgCAGTTTTCATTTCgtgttttatttttttgtattttttcaCAATTAACAAATCAAGAAAATcaagaaattatttattggtacgttacggtgcttgtaCATCCCCTCCGGGGGTACCAGTTATTTAGCTATTAACCCCGAAGGGGACTTCTTAACCCCCAAAAAGGGTTCCATTAgttatacagttatttagctccctttccctagtacactccatggctgtaaaattagctccctttcccggggtacttagttataccaTTAGAtatactcttaactacctaaataACCCTTAGATACCTTAAATAGCTctaatacccttaaataTCCCTAATAAGCTTTAGATACCCTAAATACTTCTAATAGCCTTAGTTACCGCTTAACTATCCTTAATAGCTTTAATAACCTCTAATAGCacttatatacctaaaatagccTTGATAGCCTTAATTACCTCTAAATATCTCTACTACCATTACTAGCCTTATttaccccttaactactctttacttgattttatatatgATTATAGTACATCAGTAATAACACAAGGTAGAGGATGGTCATATAGTAGGAAATTAACAagttttagttatttttgGTATGGTGCGGGTATGATATTACATCGTGTACCAAATGTATGTAATAAACGTTGGTTATATgcttttatattttatgtatTATCAGCAAATGTATTAAGATTTGCTTTTACTGTTGTgttgtattattatacatttcCACCAAATCATGAAActagaaaatataaatataaaagtataatattaccaaaagttgtttataaaaatgCTACGGGATTGAAATCAGAATGTTGTGGTATATGTTTAGATGATTTTACTGATGAAGATGTTTTAAGAATATTACAATGTTATCATGGATTTCATGTCAAATGTATTGATTTATGGTTATGTAGAAGTCTAGTATGTCCATTATGTATGAAAACACTTATCTAacacaaatttaataatttttaaaattttatgttaattttaataatttgtgttaatttaaataattttttaataattttaataaatttatgttaattaatattatttaattatgtgttaattgtattaaaagTGATATGATGTGTAATTTTGGAATTTGTATAGTTAATTTACTAATGTATACCTAATTTACTAATCTATAGCTAATTTACTAATCTATAGCTAATTTAgtaatatatagttaattttatattgtCTGGTTAATTGTTTGGTATAATGTTGGTATAATTGGGtaattagtataaataaaaaaaaatgaaatatcCAAATGAACGTGATCATTTATTACCAATAAATTctaatgataattttaaatatgaaaatgaattaattacACAATATCATAAATCACATGAACTTAATACACAGTATCATAGATCCCATGAACTTAATACACAGTATAACTATGATAATAATCTTAaggataaatttaatgaaacaaaatataataaatttcgAGATGATTTGAAAGATGAAATAAGTTTTCAAAGTTTTGATTTAAGAGATGAGAAATTAGAAGATATggatataaataataaatttaatcaattttgttttaaattatttcattcGGATTTATCACCTAaaacttatttatttttatttctttctaatattttaattctttttgataatatttttttcgATACtactattttaatttgtgCTCTTTTAGAACTTTTTGTTACTATTTTTTTCACACTTGaagtttatattaattttattctacATGTAAGTTTTACGTAACGGTGTGAGGTCCACGGCCGGCCACCAACCCCCGAAAGGGGTTTATTAACCCCTAACAGggttaattagttatatagcTATTAGGCCCGAAGGGCCTTCCACAGTTATCCTAGTTATCTAGTGTAGTTAGTTATCTCTTAGGGGTACCACTTGAGCAAGCTCCTTAACGGAGCTCTTTAGTTATacagttatatacctacattatttagctccctttccctatTGCACTCCATGtctgtagaattagctctCTTTCCCTATTGCACTCCATggctgtagaattagctccctttccctattacactccatggctgtagaattagctccctttccctattacactccatagccgtagaattagctccctttcccagtagttatttagtgtagaattagctccctttcccgggGTACTTAATACCCTTACTGGGACTAGTTATACCCTTAGGTAGTTAGTTGGTTATAAACCTTAAGAGGTTAGTTGGGGGGGGTTAGTTATCTACTTACTTAGTTATTTACagtagttaattatttactttAGGCTAGTTATTTAGCCCCTCCGGGGCTTAGTCtgtagttaattatatactttagGTAGTTATTTAGCCCCTCCGGGGCTTAGTCTGTAGTTAGTTACACCCCTTACGCGATTAGTtaccccttacggggaGTAATTTAGATACTACTAGGATTAGTTACACCCTAGGGGGATACTTAGTTACTGTTTGACCAACCACCTTAACGTGACACCGTAACATAATAACGTAGggtaataaatattataaatcatTAGAAGGAATAATAGATAGTACAATGGTAACAgtttgtataatatttataatatttgatggtgacttgataaatataataaatctTGATGTAACTAGATCAAAAACATCAGattattttgaaattttcaTTTGTATTATTCGACTTATTACACAATTCTTCCGACTCTATAGATTCTATACAAGACATCGTCATAATAAAGTATTACATACACAATATTTACTTTACtatatattagaaatttttaagtagtaaaaatttaagtaataaaatttaaagtagtaaaatatttttttagaaattatttgGACAATATATTGCATTACCAATTGTAAATACTGTTTAATTCCATAAATTTCAACATTTTCAACATTTTtccaataaatttaataaattttcaacaatttccccaataatttaattaatttattttatttaataattaaataatttatttaattaaataagGGCGCGCACGGATTTGAACCATGGACCCGTTGATCTGCAGTCAACTGCTCTACCGCTGAGCTACACGCCCTCactaaattttctttaaatttcattttatatataaaattgattccaatatataaattacaataatataaaaattataatatataaattttaatacaaattaaatttaaattaaatttggaaTTGGAGTAGAGTCAATTGGGAAATTGGGACTGATAGATTTGggaatttaaaaaattaaattttggaaaataaatattaaattttgaaattaaattaattatttggaaatttgttgttaattaaattaatttatttggaaatttgtaaattaaattgataaatttggaaaaataaatttgtaaatttgtaataGTAGAAATTCTAATGGATAAATTGGAATGTGTTGatataatagaatttataaaaaatttgaatgaatcaataaaaggaaaaaaattaagtgattataatttagaattaaaaatattaacagAATCATATGAAATAAGaaatttgaatataattttaaaattatatttattattagaaaaaattgaaaattatttaccaAATCATGATccaaaaaattttattaattgtagATATGGTAATAAAGCTTTTAATACTTTCATTAATCAATTAACCAatgtaattaattaattattaagtaatttaatttaatattaagaaatttatttaattttaattaatttgataattaattaatttgataattagataattagttaatttaattagtcAATTCGATTAAGTTTGTGGATTAGGAATTGgatgaaatattaatagaatatgaaataaaaataattgatgaaaatatatataaaaaattaaaaaaacattttttaaattcatttggtaataatataagaTTAGATTTTGGTACAGGTaacaaaaaaataaaataaattaaaataaataaaaatataataaaattaatttattttttaggaCATGAActtgaatttatttattttttaatgatactatttactaataattttattaaacaaCAACAATTTGATTCattagttttaatattactcaataagttaataaaataattaataattaaatttaaattaaataaaattaaattattataaatttatatttaattaaatttattgatatttTGTAATTGTTGTTGTAGATATTTTGAATTATGtagaaaaataatagaaaGATATACATTAGAACCTGCTGGTACTAAAGGTGTTTGGGGTATTGATGATTATCAATTTCTACCATTCATATTTGGTTCTTCACAACTTATTAATACCAATATTAATCCTAAACATGTTATTcaaactaattaattaatattatgataaaattgattaaattaagtttaattaagttaaattaagttaatttatgttaatttaagttaataatttgttaattttatttttagtgtATGGAATTAGaatttgtaataaaatataaaaatgattatatatttatgagAGCAAtggaatataaaattaatgtaaacaaaataaatttatatatatataaattagattaattaaatattaaattaaattatataatttatatattaaaattaaaattatttatattagatGATAAAAGGTGTAACAATAGAAATAGGATCACCAATgatatgtaatatattaaataattgtacatgggaaaaaataaattatggattatttcaaatttatattaatgatatacaaagattaaattttaaaaatattattaataaattaaattaatattaaattaattttataaaataattttattaatttaaattaatttaaataattaattaattaatttgttgtaataatttgtgtggatataatttattaaatttatttatttaattatgtaaaatatgaaaagaaaatttatacttGGCGTATGCGCCATGAATACAAAAGTAGAATCAACACCAATGAAATCAATACTTAAATTACTTGAAGATTCCGGTgatttcattattaacatttttcCAGAACaagttataaatttatttaaatagttaattaatgagaaattttgtttaaaattaattaattgagaaattttgtttaaaattaatttatttgaaatttatttgaatttatgAGAAATAGTTGATTAGATGATATTAGAAGAAGATGTTATAAATTGGCCAATTGTAGAATGTCTTATAGCATTTTATTCACGTAATTTTCCATTAGAAAAggtaaaatatataaatactaataatatttttaggcTATAGAATATgttaaaatgtataatcctataattttaaatgatttagAAAAAGAACGTATAATTAGATCTAGAATTGAAATTTATCGTGAATTACAGGTTtgcgttacggtgcttgctcaaACGGCAACCATCCTACTAGAcctttagttatatatactagttatatacctagtTATCTACCCTTATCCTATTCCCCTACTTATCCTATTCCCCTACTTATCCTATtctgcttgaccaagcaccgtaacggaacACCTTAACTGAGCCTACCCCACTTATTACCATTTTTGCAACCTTTTagtacatttatttattttttgtaattattttttaccaaATGTGTTATTGAAGCAGCAAGTTGATAGGATcgaggaaaatttatttcccctaacccgatcaattttgaacatttttaaataattagtgttttttacaattattttttactaaaatCAGCTAATTGATTCTATAGTTAGTTAACTATACTtagttaagagtagttaaggggttAGTTAGCAGCAATTTATGTAGTCAAAATTTCCTCCGTAACGGAGCTTGGTCTAGTACtactatccttagtactactaataccaTTAGTACCCTAagtattagtactagtactgGGTTTAGTACCTAGTACCTATAGGTCACTTGGCTCCcttaggtgcagcaataATTGGTCTACcgaggaaaatttatttcccctaacccgatcaattttcaacatttatttccaaattcGTGTTTTTTgcaattattttttcctaaATTTGACCAATTTCCATTAATTATcgttaatttagttaattattaattaattattatcataGGCTTGTAGAATACCACatccaaattatataattgttgatcatatattagtaaaaaaaggtatatataaatttgaagaacaatatgattatataatatataatggtATAAGATTGAATAAACCATTTATTGAGAAACCTATAGATTCAGATGATCATAATAATTGGATATATTATCCATTGAATTCGGGTGGTGGTTGTAAGAAATTATT from Theileria annulata chromosome 1, complete sequence, *** SEQUENCING IN PROGRESS *** harbors:
- a CDS encoding phosphotyrosyl phosphatase activator (PPTA) protein, putative (Tap349e08.q2ks7.C.cand.123 - score = 12.57); the protein is MDKLECVDIIEFIKNLNESIKGKKLSDYNLELKILTESYEIRNLNIILKLYLLLEKIENYLPNHDPKNFINCRYGNKAFNTFINQLTNELDEILIEYEIKIIDENIYKKLKKHFLNSFGNNIRLDFGTGHELEFIYFLMILFTNNFIKQQQFDSLVLILLNKYFELCRKIIERYTLEPAGTKGVWGIDDYQFLPFIFGSSQLINTNINPKHCMELEFVIKYKNDYIFMRAMEYKINVNKINLYIYKLD
- a CDS encoding uncharacterized protein (2 probable transmembrane helices predicted for TA05640 by TMHMM2.0 at aa 62-84 and 94-108), giving the protein MESLYENNLGSSLEVRNRIFGSVIEYFICLKKFRDADVATRQAPSDPLMELVLLSPRRSLIFIRFSILFSIFISVILLVPDLIISKFDHFSSNVLRFAFTVVLYYYTFPPNHETRKYKYKSIILPKVVYKNATGLKSECCGICLDDFTDEDVLRILQCYHGFHVKCIDLWLCRSLVCPLCMKTLI
- a CDS encoding uncharacterized protein (Tap349e08.q2ks7.C.cand.122 - score = 7.18;~2 probable transmembrane helices predicted for TA05635 by TMHMM2.0 at aa 114-136 and 140-162); translation: MKYPNERDHLLPINSNDNFKYENELITQYHKSHELNTQYHRSHELNTQYNYDNNLKDKFNETKYNKFRDDLKDEISFQSFDLRDEKLEDMDINNKFNQFCFKLFHSDLSPKTYLFLFLSNILILFDNIFFDTTILICALLELFVTIFFTLEVYINFILHVSFT